The DNA segment CAAAActaaataatgttttttttaataaagttacaCAGATAAAAATTGTTTAGGAAAAAAAGGCCCACATTCAAGACGAACTGCTAGCAACCATCTACCACTCGACCTCATCCGAATTCCGTGAATCAGCGCCAAAAATCCCAAAATTGAGCCGCAGTCATTGTTTGTACCTCCTATCGCAACCTACTCTTTCGATTTTCTAGGTTATCGGCTATCACTAACGGTAATCACTCATGGCGCCGGGTCTGTCGGGATTGGAGGAGAATTTATGGGCAAAATTAGGGCTAATCACTAAACGTAGGTTAACTTTTTAGCAGCTAATTTTTCTATTAATCTCTATATATTTTGCAAAAGGTCCTCCACTTCGTAGTCCGCTTAGTGTCTACAAAAACGTTGGAACAGCCCTGCTCGAACTAGCATCATGATTAGCATATACACAAAGTCATGTTTAATGATTATAACTTTATAACTTGTTATTTCATTTTGTGCTTCTTGTTTCAGCTGGTCTCAACTCTTGGACAACCTTCCTCTCCCAAACGTAATCTTAATCTTTTAACATAACATATTTATTTTTTACATTCACATATTTTGTTAAGTGTTCATCGTATTAATTTTACGCGTCGCAGATTAAATGGATATGCCCAACTGCTCCTACGCGCCCGGTGACTGTACTTGGTGGATTTCCATGCACTGCATGTAAGAAGATATCAAGATTGAAACACAatattcattttttatttttttaaatcatttaattatAAAAATGTTAATTGTTGATATATTTTGTCCATAACAGGGTTTGATGAGGGAGAGCTATCAGATGATGGTCCAAAAGATGTAGAAGGTTTAGATACTTCGGCTTCACACATAGCAAACTTGTTATCTACAGAGCCTTCTGATGGTAAATTTTCTACCTTTTCTATATCACTCATATAAaatttagagggtgtttggggttgagttttgaaaacagattatgtgttttgaataatcagaatcagataattaagATAATTAACTGTAATAAAACGTGAtgttgaaagatagtgtttggatttgattatgtttcttgatatcacaataatcagataataaactatttgagtgtttggcaaatatacattttaaaaaacaaacaagtgaaaatccttttctaaacgcaaataatcaatttttggaaaactgcGTTCCGTTGCagcaggggggggggggttgcttttggaaaactgcgttttgtaactttctaaacgcaaataatcaattttttaatttttttacccaaacactcaaaactgattatttacgatttcaaaactcaataatctaaaaatctccttcaaaactcaaccccaaacgcCCTCTTAATATATGCCGAACACCTTGTTGGTTTCGTTACATATTTCTGAAGGGATTGACTGCATAAAAAGTAGGGGTATCAAGAAGCTCGTGGTTCGAGGCTTGCTCGAAAAAAAACTTATTTTGTTTTCGAGTCGGGCCACCTCTTTTTGTAATGGAGCCGAGTTCGAGCCACGGGTTGTCGGCTCGATGGCTCAACTCAATGGCtcgtatgtatgtgtgtgtatgtatatatatttttagaaaCGTGTGTTGTTTTTTTAATCAATACTTGTAATtgtaattgtttttgtttttttattttatcaatatttgtaaaaaacaaaaaaaaaacgagttgGCTCGAACGGACTTGAGCTAGTCAGCTGGCTCGAAGTTTTTACAAGCCGAGCTCAAGCTCGACTTTTCAGCTTGAAAAAATAAACGAGCCAAGACGGGCTGGCGTGTTTAAGTTCGTGCTTGAGCTCGGGCCCAACCTGGCTCGGCTTGGCTTGGTTAGAGCCCTAATAAAAAGGTAACCAACTTTGGTTCAATTTCTATTTCAAGAAACCATTTGTTTTTCTTTGCACAAAGAAAAACATGGAACATTAAAAAAAGTTGACAAAAATTCTTAAACTTCCAAATTTTGATTTTAGTTAATTTGTATAGCCCATGTCAAAAACGATCATGTGGCAGATGACATGGCGAAAACGTTGACTTTTTTTTTTGACATGGTGTTTGATACATTAATTCATAATGAATCAATGTATTCTTTGAATTAGCTTAACTTCATTACGAACTTTTTTCGCAGTTAAACTTGGTATCGGGGGATTCAGTATGGGCGCTGCGTGTGCACTTTATTCCGCAACTTGTTTTGTTCAGGGAAGATACGGAAATGGTAGCCCATACCCGGTTAACTTTAACGCTGTTGTCGGGTTGAGCGGCTGGCTTCCGGGTGGAcagtaagtttactaatatattCTTCCATTTTTTTTGTGTCAAATATTACTGATCCAGGAGTCTTTCTTTGCTCATCAGTTATAAGTATGCAAAAGGGTGAAAGTCAGTTACATATTGGTGTAataaaccatttttatatttTACTAAAAAAATATGCTTCACTAAACTGTGATGAAGCTACATGAGGTTGAATATTAATAAGATTTAATTGGTGTTTGTAGGAATTTAAGAAACATGATGGAAGGATCACATGACGCTATTAGACGTGCTGCTTCATTGCCTGTCTTGCTATGTCATGGAGTCGGTATGTATTTCAAACTCGTGACAGTTAACTTTGACCCATTTACGGATGAACGGGTTGATTTGAGTTATGTTTCAGCTCTAACCGGTCAAATGGGTAATCTTAGAAAAGGCCAAAATGAGAACGGGTTAAATATGTCTAGACGCTAGCGGGCATAAAGCCACGCGTAGTGTATTTCAAAAGTTCTAGAAACAATATAGTTTTAAACCATATTATATAGAATCCAAGAAAAGAAAAGGCCTAAAAAGTGTTTGCACCTGTTACCTATTTTGACCGATTACCCAACCTAGCTGCGACCTTTATGATTTGATTAAACCATTTAACGAGGAGATTTACAGGTGACGAAGTTGTCCCATACAAATTCGGAGAGAGGTCATCTCAGATCTTGAGCTCAGTTGGATTCAGATATGTTACATTCAAAACATACCAAGGGTATTGAATAAAAAGACTCTTTTGAGTTTTGACCTTATTACAAATGTGAAAATAACTACTTTTTAATactattttttttcttaaatatgATTTTTAGGCTTGGGCATTACACAGTCCCTAAAGAAATGGAAGAGGTGTGTCAATGGCTAAATGAAAGGCTTGGAGTTTGAATAATTGTCATGgccttaggggctgtttggcaacatctgaatcaataagtgctgaatgaataagaggtctgaatggATAAGAGGCTCTGAACCaataagtgctgaaccagtaaagtgCTGTTTGGTTGCACATCTGAATGACTGtgtaaaatgacatttttaccccttttaattaaagaaaccattttattATTAAAGAGGTATTGGCCTTGGTGGCATCTTCCACAGTGCGTACATGTTCTTCTTCTTTCTAGAGGTTCACTTTCACTTTTTCATTCATTTCTTTTCTAATTTGCTTCTTATATTTCAACTGCACCACCGATCTTCAACAACACCCATCACAACACCCACCACCGATCTTCAACAATTGTCCTTCTCATTCGGCCGCACACAAACACAGTGTCCCTTCTCTCTCTCATCCACTCCGGTGATCGGAGTTCGTTATTCCGGCGACTGTGCCGACCGATGATGGCTGCTCCTCCGACAAACCACCCCACTACAACCCTTATCACCCCTCCCTCTCACTCTCTAACCAGAAACCGGAGGAAATTCTTGCGAGCCGAACATCACACGCCCCCCAGCTGATGGTAACTGTTGCTCTCACACACCCCCATCTCGAAGAACAGGAGAGAAAGTGAGACAGAGTGACGGAGTGAGAAGGAAAGGGAAGCACGACAGCGGCACCGCCGCTCACGGCGACGACAGTGGAGGCGACGGTGGTGGTTTGAGGCTCCGACGACGAATTTCACCGGTAAAACTCCTCCCCGTCTTCTTTCGTCTCCTCCTTTTTTCTTGCGATTGATGACGATTTCTGTGTTATCGGTGATGATAAGGATTTGAAGGGTTGTTGTGGGGTGATGTGAGGGATATTCAAGTCTAATGTTCATTTAGTGATGAGTCAGACTTCACACAATGTATGACCCGGTCAGAGGGTAATAAGAGGTTGGGTAAGTGTTAAGAGGCATGAAACAAATAATCTGAAATCTGACCCAGTCAGACATGACTTAATAAGAGGCTATTAAGTGCCAAACAAACAGGGCCTTAATGTTATCTTGTAGCTAGAACCACTAAGGTAAAATGGTAATTGAATAAGATAGGGGAAACATACACATTGTGGGGGGCGGGTATTAGTAGGGTTTGATTGAAAGTATGTATGGTAATGGATTATTGTTGTATTTGAGTTTTTTGGTGTAAAATAAAGGTTTTGGGAGGGTTTGTTCTTGTTATCTTTGTGTTATTAGGATTTATAGGAATGAAGATTACATGGGATACCTTATGATTTTTAATTCACGATGGAATGTTTAGGTGCCCATTACTAAAAACCAGGGGTGGACCCACCTTAAGCCgcgggtgggcgggcgcaccccttgaaaaaagttcctgggtccgccactgctaaAAACCCCATTTTAAATTCACCTAGTAACGATTTGAAATATTCAATACTCGATTGTACTTCTAACAATTTCATATAATAAAAATTCAAGTTGCTAAAAACCAGAACATATTTGTTCATTTATATTTTAAGATTATACACTATAAACTCAACAATGCCATGACGTACGATCACTTCCACCCTCTTTTTCTCCTAGTCATAACAATGTAACATAACCCTCAGTCGTCTCTCCTGCTCAACTTAAATCCCATTGTCGTTGCTCTATGGTTGTACATTCACCATTTTAAGGGCATGTTTGCAATAATTCAAAAGGGATGCTGGCTTGATTAGGAGGTTAATTCTTCTTCTCTGATGATTCAAGTTTTCTGATTTATGATTGTGTTGTGTTTAAGTTTTGTTTATGGTTTTTTATTCTAAACGGGTGTTGGTTTTTCGATTTGAGGGTTTGTTTCTTCATGACCAATAATATCTCTGATGATTTATTGTGATTTTGTGTTTAAATTTTTGTTCATGAATTTCGTTTTTTGAATTCAAGTGTGTTAATTTGGAAAATGATTGTGTTAATGTCAGTGGCTTCAAAACCAAGGATGATTAAGGTGGGATGAGACGCTAAATGACTTCATTAATTTCAAAACTAAAATAAACTTACATATAGTTGCAATTACAACGTGTAATTGTAACTGTTGAAGTAACTTAACGTCTAGTTTCTTGCTAGCCTTGACTtcatttatacaacggttaaaaTATATtcatgtaaaaagaaaataaacataatatacgttttaatataataaaaaataattaaccGAGATAAATAAGGAACAGTATTTGAAAACACTAGGTAGGGTTTaacaacatgtcacaccccgatttccacgtgtatcaccggtgggcccggtgggggattaccgtgacgtagttggcaacattatagtcaaaccacacaattatataaatacacagcggaagctttaaagataaatatatacttcaatctatggtggtaatatcaaatatattacagaagtcgaatgtatccacagcggatcaaaataataaaatattgttcattcagatacggcatcgagtttgcgagactattcgtgatgcttaggaagctaataccagccaatttcgtatagtacctgcacttaatctttttggggaaaatacgtcagtttacactggtaaatacattcaactgacacatttgaaaatgtttattaaaattgatttgaatgcacaaggcacaaactcttttataacttgggaaaattattaaaatcttgtgaacgtattacatgttcttttatgcgttcagtagccgggtcgtgccgggttaaagattaatagacacaccacattgcgtaaaaccgtagtat comes from the Helianthus annuus cultivar XRQ/B chromosome 4, HanXRQr2.0-SUNRISE, whole genome shotgun sequence genome and includes:
- the LOC110935637 gene encoding acyl-protein thioesterase 2; translated protein: MSYTNASSGSGSRSARRTVEFGRTYVVRPKGKHQATVVWLHGLGDNGSSWSQLLDNLPLPNIKWICPTAPTRPVTVLGGFPCTAWFDEGELSDDGPKDVEGLDTSASHIANLLSTEPSDVKLGIGGFSMGAACALYSATCFVQGRYGNGSPYPVNFNAVVGLSGWLPGGQNLRNMMEGSHDAIRRAASLPVLLCHGVGDEVVPYKFGERSSQILSSVGFRYVTFKTYQGLGHYTVPKEMEEVCQWLNERLGV